From a single Clostridia bacterium genomic region:
- a CDS encoding PolC-type DNA polymerase III produces the protein MKFLDVFKAIIPNAEFVAAEIENVVMKRGENYLSADIVLPFRISEEVQQAFSDEVRSVYGIENIDFSFKFTAPEPIVVEMPAVTAKPAGNAPSGEEKPKTDLIYGKKAPDGPIEKIANIDEYYGRVTVEGTVFGTDSMETKTGKIIFRFDMTDKTSSITVKMFLDPKKNNLDVMDRVKKGVSVRVFGDARYDQFDHEVTMMATAIQEIKLPEKKDDAPEKRVELHLHTKMSAMDAVIEAEDAVKRAAKWGHKAIAITDHGVAQSFPDAYDAGGKYGIKIIYGMECYLIDDSIKIVDGECDQIFDGTFVAFDIETTGLSPLNSEIIEIGAVKIENGAVVDEFDMFVDPGFEISEFTTNLTGITNEMLAGQPSLDEVLPKFLDFIGNHPLIAHNAPFDCGFISYACNKRNLKFENASIDTLVMARCMDKQHTKYTLDAVAGRYKIDMGSHHRANDDANTCGQIFLKFCEQLKNENIKRVSELNERIASFDYTKEKTYHAIILVKNQDGMKNLFRIISESHINYFHRRPRVPRSILERNREGLILGSACEAGELYRAILDGKPKEQLKKIADFYDYLEIQPLGNNRFMLDKGIVNSIEELMGHNKLIVDLAKELGKPYVATCDAHFLDPEDSIYRSIIQAGQGYDDADNQAPLFFRNTNEMLDEFTYLDDETRYKAVIEYPNMIADMVEDDLHPIPKNTYAPSIEGAEDDVRNISEARAKEIYGEDLPPLVRERMEKEFHSIIDNGFSVMYVIAQKLVWDSLDHGYLVGSRGSVGSSFVAFLMKITEVNSLIPHYICPNCKNVEWIEDGSVGCGMDLPDKACPKCGTQFYKDGHDIPFETFLGFYGDKDPDIDLNFSGEYQSESHRYTEKIFGEDHVFKAGTISGLAEKTAYGYVLKYLEERKKTASNAEKNRLKMGCEGVKKTTGQHPGGMVVVPADMDILDFCPINRPADKKDCNFITTHFDYGKMKGTLLKFDILGRDDPTVLRMLSDLTGVDVTTIPLDDPGVMSLFTSTEALKYKPEFLEGDHMLDVVGTYAIPEFGTNFVRQMLVDTKPTTFSELVRISGLSHGTNVWLNNAQDLVKAGTASLKEVICTRDDIMTELIRWGVENKTAFDIMEFTRKGKLKQHMDMIPHMEEAGVPQWYIDSCLKISYMFPKAHAAAYVTMAYRIAWFKVHRPEAFYQAYFTVRADEFDASIMTKGVEKVRETMYNMRHSETKLSAKDNNTLTILEVCNEMYSRGYTFVPIDLYKSDAKKFLKTDEGILPPLNALAGLGESAAIAIVEARQQGEFMTIDDLRVRAGVNKTAIEVLKAEGCLDGMRESNQLTFF, from the coding sequence ATGAAATTTTTAGATGTATTTAAAGCGATTATACCCAATGCCGAATTTGTGGCGGCGGAAATCGAAAACGTTGTTATGAAACGCGGAGAAAACTATCTCTCTGCGGATATTGTGTTGCCTTTTCGCATTTCGGAAGAGGTACAGCAAGCGTTTTCAGATGAAGTTCGTTCGGTTTACGGCATTGAAAATATAGATTTTTCTTTTAAGTTCACAGCACCTGAACCGATTGTTGTGGAAATGCCGGCAGTAACTGCAAAACCTGCAGGCAATGCACCAAGCGGAGAAGAAAAACCTAAAACGGATTTGATATACGGCAAAAAAGCACCGGATGGTCCGATTGAGAAAATTGCAAATATTGATGAATATTACGGCAGGGTTACGGTCGAAGGAACTGTATTCGGCACCGATTCCATGGAAACCAAGACAGGAAAAATCATTTTCCGTTTTGATATGACTGATAAAACCTCGTCTATTACCGTTAAAATGTTCTTAGATCCAAAAAAGAACAATTTAGATGTGATGGACAGAGTGAAAAAAGGTGTGTCGGTGCGTGTATTCGGGGATGCCCGTTACGACCAGTTTGACCATGAAGTAACCATGATGGCAACCGCGATTCAGGAAATAAAATTGCCTGAAAAGAAAGATGATGCGCCTGAAAAACGTGTGGAACTGCACTTACATACCAAGATGAGTGCCATGGATGCGGTCATTGAAGCAGAGGATGCGGTAAAACGCGCGGCAAAATGGGGACATAAGGCAATCGCTATTACTGACCACGGTGTTGCCCAGTCTTTCCCGGATGCGTATGATGCAGGCGGAAAATACGGAATTAAAATCATATACGGCATGGAATGCTATCTGATTGATGACAGCATAAAAATCGTAGACGGGGAGTGCGATCAGATTTTTGATGGCACATTTGTTGCCTTTGATATTGAAACCACGGGATTAAGTCCCTTAAATTCCGAAATCATTGAAATCGGCGCTGTGAAAATCGAAAACGGTGCTGTGGTTGATGAGTTTGATATGTTTGTAGACCCGGGCTTTGAAATTTCCGAGTTTACCACCAATTTAACAGGCATTACCAATGAAATGCTGGCAGGACAGCCTTCTCTGGACGAGGTGTTACCTAAGTTCTTAGATTTTATCGGTAACCATCCTTTGATTGCACATAACGCACCCTTTGATTGCGGGTTTATTTCCTACGCCTGCAATAAACGGAATCTGAAGTTTGAAAATGCATCTATTGATACACTGGTTATGGCAAGATGCATGGATAAACAGCATACGAAATATACGTTGGATGCAGTTGCCGGCAGATATAAAATCGACATGGGAAGCCACCATCGCGCAAATGATGATGCCAACACCTGTGGTCAGATTTTCTTAAAATTCTGCGAACAGCTTAAAAATGAAAATATCAAGCGTGTCAGTGAACTAAATGAGCGCATCGCTTCTTTTGATTACACCAAAGAAAAAACATATCATGCCATTATTCTGGTTAAAAATCAGGATGGTATGAAAAATCTGTTCCGTATCATCTCGGAATCACACATCAATTATTTCCATCGCCGTCCGCGAGTGCCCAGAAGTATTTTAGAGCGCAACCGGGAAGGCTTGATTTTAGGCTCTGCCTGCGAAGCAGGTGAGTTATACCGTGCGATTTTAGACGGAAAGCCCAAAGAACAACTGAAAAAAATTGCTGATTTTTATGATTATCTGGAAATTCAGCCCCTTGGCAATAACCGTTTTATGCTGGATAAGGGAATTGTGAACAGCATCGAAGAATTAATGGGACACAACAAACTAATTGTAGACCTTGCAAAAGAGCTTGGTAAGCCCTATGTTGCAACCTGTGACGCTCATTTCTTAGACCCCGAGGACAGCATTTACCGCTCCATTATTCAGGCAGGTCAAGGGTATGATGACGCGGACAATCAGGCACCGCTATTCTTCAGAAACACCAACGAAATGCTGGACGAATTTACTTATCTTGACGATGAAACCCGTTACAAAGCAGTTATTGAATATCCGAATATGATTGCGGATATGGTGGAGGATGACTTGCATCCGATTCCGAAGAATACTTATGCACCGAGCATTGAAGGGGCAGAGGATGATGTTCGAAACATTTCAGAGGCACGCGCCAAAGAAATTTACGGTGAGGATTTGCCACCATTGGTTCGCGAAAGAATGGAAAAGGAATTCCATTCCATCATTGACAACGGTTTTTCGGTGATGTATGTTATTGCGCAGAAGCTGGTGTGGGATTCGTTAGATCATGGCTATCTGGTAGGTTCAAGAGGCTCTGTTGGTTCTTCTTTTGTTGCATTCTTAATGAAAATCACCGAAGTAAATTCGCTGATTCCGCATTATATCTGTCCGAATTGTAAAAATGTTGAGTGGATTGAGGACGGCTCTGTGGGGTGCGGTATGGACTTGCCCGATAAGGCTTGCCCGAAATGCGGAACACAGTTTTATAAAGACGGACACGATATCCCGTTTGAAACCTTTCTTGGATTTTATGGGGATAAGGACCCTGATATTGACTTGAACTTCTCGGGTGAGTATCAATCGGAATCCCACAGATATACCGAAAAAATATTTGGTGAAGACCATGTGTTTAAAGCAGGTACCATTTCCGGCCTTGCGGAAAAAACTGCATACGGGTATGTTTTAAAATACCTGGAAGAGCGCAAGAAAACCGCAAGTAACGCTGAGAAGAACCGGCTGAAAATGGGGTGCGAAGGCGTTAAGAAAACCACCGGTCAGCATCCCGGGGGCATGGTTGTTGTACCTGCAGACATGGATATTTTGGACTTTTGTCCCATTAACCGTCCGGCGGATAAAAAGGATTGTAATTTTATCACAACCCATTTCGATTACGGTAAGATGAAGGGTACGTTGCTAAAATTTGATATTTTAGGTCGTGATGACCCGACCGTGCTTCGTATGTTGTCCGACTTAACGGGCGTTGATGTTACAACCATTCCATTGGATGACCCGGGTGTTATGAGCTTGTTTACTTCTACGGAGGCATTAAAGTACAAACCTGAATTCTTAGAAGGCGACCATATGCTTGACGTGGTTGGTACTTATGCAATCCCCGAATTTGGTACAAACTTTGTTCGTCAGATGCTTGTGGATACAAAACCCACAACTTTTTCGGAATTGGTTCGTATTTCAGGTTTGTCACACGGTACAAATGTGTGGCTGAATAACGCACAGGATTTGGTTAAAGCAGGAACAGCTTCTCTGAAAGAGGTTATCTGTACCCGTGACGATATTATGACCGAGCTGATTCGATGGGGTGTGGAAAATAAGACTGCGTTTGATATTATGGAATTTACCCGTAAGGGTAAGCTGAAACAGCATATGGATATGATTCCGCATATGGAAGAGGCAGGCGTGCCGCAGTGGTATATCGATTCCTGTCTTAAAATCAGTTACATGTTCCCCAAAGCCCATGCGGCGGCATATGTAACCATGGCGTACCGAATTGCGTGGTTTAAAGTGCATAGACCTGAAGCGTTTTATCAGGCATATTTTACAGTTCGTGCGGATGAATTTGATGCTTCCATTATGACAAAAGGCGTTGAAAAGGTCAGAGAGACCATGTATAATATGCGTCACAGCGAAACAAAGCTTTCGGCAAAGGATAATAACACGTTAACCATTCTGGAAGTTTGTAACGAAATGTACAGCCGTGGTTACACCTTCGTGCCTATAGACCTTTATAAATCGGATGCGAAGAAATTCCTAAAGACTGACGAAGGTATTCTGCCTCCGTTAAATGCGCTGGCAGGTCTTGGTGAATCGGCGGCAATTGCAATTGTAGAAGCCAGACAGCAGGGTGAATTTATGACCATTGACGATTTAAGAGTGCGCGCAGGCGTAAACAAAACAGCCATCGAGGTGCTTAAAGCAGAAGGCTGTCTTGACGGTATGCGCGAATCCAATCAGCTGACATTTTTCTAA
- the rseP gene encoding RIP metalloprotease RseP has product MTILIALIVFGVMIGVHEAGHLVAAKASGILVHEFAIGMGPKLLSWQGKETKYSLRLLPIGGFCNLEGENGESTDERAFCNAKNWQKLWVLASGAIMNLVLGFVVLLCFYGGQDKVAEPVVHEVLENTPAYSANLQPGDRVVKMNSTKINIYPDLKFFFLKNGNKPFDLTVERDGKEIVIQNFKPYESEGQAYLGFTAAAPDNTFLTTVKNSFYMEFFMGKIVLDGLWQLISGGASLEDASGPVGIVNEVGKAAKSGFTDLLYIVALITINLGLFNLLPIPALDGGRILFVLISMIIRRKVPENIEAGFHATGMFLLLLLMLIVTFNDVGRIFG; this is encoded by the coding sequence GTGACAATTCTTATAGCATTGATAGTTTTTGGCGTGATGATTGGCGTGCACGAGGCAGGGCATCTTGTGGCGGCAAAGGCAAGCGGTATACTTGTGCATGAGTTTGCTATCGGCATGGGGCCAAAGCTTTTATCTTGGCAGGGCAAGGAAACAAAATATTCTTTGCGCTTGCTTCCCATTGGCGGTTTTTGTAATCTGGAAGGGGAAAACGGTGAAAGCACTGACGAAAGAGCCTTTTGTAACGCAAAAAACTGGCAAAAGCTCTGGGTTTTGGCGTCGGGCGCCATTATGAATCTGGTGTTGGGATTTGTGGTGTTGCTTTGCTTTTACGGCGGTCAGGACAAAGTTGCGGAGCCTGTTGTGCATGAGGTGCTTGAAAATACGCCCGCGTACTCTGCAAACCTTCAGCCCGGTGACCGCGTTGTGAAAATGAACAGCACAAAAATCAATATTTATCCAGATTTGAAATTTTTCTTTCTGAAAAACGGAAATAAGCCCTTTGATTTAACGGTTGAACGGGATGGAAAAGAGATTGTAATTCAGAATTTTAAGCCCTACGAAAGCGAAGGGCAGGCGTATTTAGGGTTTACGGCAGCTGCTCCTGACAACACGTTTCTAACGACAGTTAAAAATTCTTTTTATATGGAATTTTTTATGGGTAAAATTGTACTGGATGGCTTGTGGCAGCTTATTTCAGGCGGTGCATCCCTCGAAGATGCTTCAGGTCCTGTTGGCATTGTAAATGAGGTGGGTAAAGCGGCAAAAAGCGGTTTTACGGACTTGCTTTATATTGTGGCGCTGATTACCATCAACCTCGGGCTTTTTAATTTGTTACCCATTCCTGCTTTAGACGGCGGACGCATTTTGTTCGTGCTGATTTCTATGATTATCCGCAGAAAAGTGCCTGAAAATATTGAAGCAGGCTTTCATGCGACAGGTATGTTTTTATTGTTATTGCTGATGTTGATTGTTACCTTTAACGATGTAGGCAGAATTTTCGGATAG
- the ispG gene encoding flavodoxin-dependent (E)-4-hydroxy-3-methylbut-2-enyl-diphosphate synthase gives MTRKVSIGNRVIGGGNPVLVQSMTTTKTADVSATVEQIKALQTAGCDIVRVTVPDMEAARVIDKIKEQIVIPLVADIHFDYRVAIECMERGVDKVRINPGNIGDEARVKAVAEKAIQKNIPIRIGVNGGSLDKEILAKYGAPCADAMVESGLKEIKTLEKYGMENIVISLKSSSVMQTVEAYRKIHALTDCPLHIGVTEAGTEYGGLIKSSVGLGTLLNEGIGDTMRVSLTADSVREIYAAKEILKACGRLEGGVTLISCPTCGRCCYPLIDIVNALEPKLKAINKDITVAVMGCVVNGPGEAKEADIGVAGGKEECILFKKGEIVGRVSFDKVIETLLKEIEKM, from the coding sequence ATGACCAGAAAAGTTTCCATTGGTAACCGCGTAATAGGTGGCGGAAATCCGGTACTTGTTCAATCTATGACCACCACAAAGACGGCAGATGTATCGGCAACGGTTGAACAAATTAAAGCATTGCAGACTGCAGGCTGTGATATCGTGCGTGTAACCGTTCCTGATATGGAAGCAGCGCGCGTAATTGATAAAATTAAAGAACAGATAGTTATTCCTCTGGTGGCTGACATTCATTTTGATTATCGTGTTGCAATTGAATGCATGGAGCGTGGTGTGGATAAGGTGCGCATTAATCCCGGAAATATTGGAGATGAAGCACGCGTGAAAGCAGTTGCGGAAAAAGCGATCCAAAAAAACATACCTATTCGCATCGGGGTAAACGGCGGTTCTTTAGACAAAGAAATTTTAGCAAAATATGGAGCGCCTTGTGCCGATGCAATGGTAGAGAGCGGTTTGAAAGAAATAAAAACCTTAGAAAAATACGGCATGGAAAATATCGTGATTTCTCTTAAATCCTCTTCGGTTATGCAAACGGTTGAAGCATACAGAAAAATTCACGCACTCACAGACTGTCCATTACATATCGGTGTAACAGAAGCAGGAACTGAATACGGCGGTCTGATTAAATCCAGTGTAGGACTCGGAACGCTTTTAAACGAAGGAATTGGTGATACCATGCGTGTTTCACTAACCGCTGACTCGGTTCGGGAAATCTATGCGGCGAAAGAAATTTTAAAGGCGTGTGGCAGATTAGAGGGAGGCGTAACCTTAATTTCCTGTCCGACCTGCGGAAGATGCTGTTATCCCTTGATTGACATTGTTAATGCGTTGGAACCCAAGCTTAAAGCAATCAATAAGGATATTACGGTTGCAGTTATGGGATGTGTAGTCAACGGCCCCGGCGAGGCAAAGGAAGCCGATATTGGTGTTGCCGGTGGTAAAGAAGAGTGCATTCTCTTCAAAAAAGGCGAAATTGTAGGACGTGTTTCGTTCGACAAAGTTATCGAAACATTACTTAAGGAAATCGAAAAAATGTAA
- the frr gene encoding ribosome recycling factor has product MKGNYQEIQTKMDKSINVLKNEFAAIRAGRANPAVLNKITVDYYGAATPVPQIGTVSVPEPRTLMIQPWDVSILKDLEKAILASDIGITPTNDGKVIRLSFPPLTEERRKEIVKGLSKTGEETKVAIRSIRRDALEGFKKQQKNSEITEDDLKNIEKDVQELTDNAIKEIDKIVKAKEAEILEI; this is encoded by the coding sequence ATGAAAGGTAATTACCAGGAAATTCAGACAAAAATGGACAAGAGCATTAATGTGCTCAAAAATGAATTCGCGGCTATCCGCGCAGGCAGAGCAAATCCTGCTGTATTAAACAAAATCACTGTTGATTATTACGGTGCGGCAACACCTGTTCCGCAGATTGGTACTGTTTCTGTTCCCGAACCGAGAACACTTATGATTCAGCCGTGGGATGTTTCTATTTTAAAAGATCTTGAAAAGGCAATCTTAGCTTCCGATATCGGTATTACGCCTACCAACGATGGTAAGGTTATCCGCTTATCTTTCCCGCCGCTCACCGAAGAAAGAAGAAAAGAAATCGTAAAAGGTCTTTCCAAGACAGGTGAAGAGACCAAGGTTGCAATTCGTTCTATCCGCCGTGATGCGCTGGAAGGCTTTAAAAAACAGCAGAAGAACAGCGAAATTACAGAAGATGATTTGAAAAATATCGAAAAAGACGTTCAGGAACTGACCGACAATGCAATCAAAGAGATTGATAAAATTGTAAAAGCAAAGGAAGCTGAAATTCTTGAAATATGA
- a CDS encoding single-stranded DNA-binding protein: MECIDTNNLVQLEGKVLSGLMLSHEIYGEQFFKFELLVPRLSESADTIIVTASERLLNEMNISPGKMVQVEGQYRSYNNYSGQGSKLVLTVFAKNLYPMTADFASPNFVYLNGFVCKAPTYRTTPFGREIADILLAVNRQYGKSDYIPCIAWGRNAKFCATLEVGTNLKIWGRIQSRVYKKKLDEETYEERTAFEVSVSKLEIVK, encoded by the coding sequence ATGGAATGCATTGACACAAATAATCTGGTTCAGCTGGAGGGGAAAGTTTTAAGCGGCTTAATGCTAAGCCACGAGATTTACGGGGAACAGTTTTTTAAGTTTGAATTGCTTGTACCGCGCCTGAGCGAAAGCGCGGATACTATAATTGTTACAGCATCGGAACGGCTTTTAAACGAAATGAATATTTCGCCCGGAAAAATGGTACAGGTGGAAGGACAGTACCGCTCTTATAATAACTACAGCGGGCAGGGCAGTAAGCTTGTTTTAACGGTTTTTGCGAAGAATCTGTATCCCATGACTGCCGATTTTGCTTCGCCAAACTTTGTGTACTTAAATGGCTTTGTTTGCAAAGCACCAACATACCGTACCACACCCTTCGGCAGAGAAATTGCGGACATTTTACTGGCTGTGAACCGTCAGTACGGCAAATCGGACTATATTCCGTGCATTGCCTGGGGCAGAAATGCAAAGTTTTGCGCAACTTTAGAGGTTGGAACCAATCTGAAAATATGGGGCAGAATTCAGAGTCGTGTTTACAAAAAGAAGCTGGATGAAGAAACCTATGAAGAAAGAACCGCCTTTGAAGTGTCGGTCTCCAAGCTTGAAATTGTTAAATAA
- a CDS encoding phosphatidate cytidylyltransferase — translation MKQRIITGVIGALVVILLLLSPVNVLHVAVGLVTLYGLFEMYKALDLHKNISLMVLNFIYAVTIFAYKWIPVEWMPALLFLYVVLLFLAMLKSDNTIAFSKVTLSAFMLVYIVFTMLHIVLVRKLPFGQYLIFLVLLGACGTDIFAYFVGVFTGKHKLCPNISPKKTVEGAVGGFLGAILCFAGFGLVMQFAFSAQVNYVNLVILGAVSGILSEIGDLAASMIKRQYEIKDYGHLLPGHGGIMDRLDSIIFIAPLVYYFVKHLPILG, via the coding sequence ATGAAACAGAGAATCATAACCGGTGTGATTGGTGCACTTGTAGTTATTCTACTGCTTTTGTCACCGGTGAATGTACTGCATGTTGCAGTGGGGCTTGTTACACTTTACGGCTTGTTTGAAATGTACAAGGCGCTTGACTTACATAAGAATATTTCTTTGATGGTGCTAAACTTTATTTACGCTGTTACAATTTTTGCATACAAGTGGATTCCGGTTGAATGGATGCCGGCATTACTGTTTTTGTATGTAGTATTACTGTTTTTGGCAATGCTTAAATCAGACAATACAATAGCGTTTTCCAAAGTGACACTTTCCGCATTCATGTTGGTTTACATTGTGTTTACCATGCTCCATATCGTGCTTGTAAGGAAGTTACCCTTTGGACAGTACCTGATTTTCCTGGTGCTTTTAGGGGCGTGCGGTACAGACATTTTTGCTTATTTTGTCGGTGTATTTACGGGTAAGCACAAGCTTTGCCCGAACATCAGCCCAAAAAAGACCGTTGAGGGCGCTGTGGGTGGCTTCTTAGGTGCAATTTTATGCTTTGCAGGCTTCGGTCTTGTGATGCAGTTTGCTTTTTCCGCGCAGGTAAACTATGTAAATCTTGTGATTTTAGGTGCTGTTTCGGGCATTCTTTCCGAAATTGGTGACCTTGCGGCTTCTATGATTAAGCGCCAGTATGAAATCAAGGATTACGGACATCTTTTGCCCGGTCACGGTGGCATTATGGATCGCTTAGACAGCATTATTTTCATTGCACCGCTGGTTTATTATTTTGTAAAACATTTACCTATTTTGGGATAA
- a CDS encoding 1-deoxy-D-xylulose-5-phosphate reductoisomerase, whose amino-acid sequence MKNITVLGSTGSIGTQTLEVIARNKDKFRVNAITGHSNIKLLEEQTRCFAPKFVAVANESKYNALKVALSDTDTKVLCGVEGMCEVAAMPENDIVVSSTVGISGLKPTLAAIEAGNDIALANKETLVTAGQYVTDRIREKGVKLLPVDSEHSAIFQCLECGHKPRRLILTASGGPFFGRKKEQLKDVSLQDALKHPNWSMGQKITIDSATMMNKGLEIIEAKWLFDMDVEKIDVVVHRESIIHSLIELTDGSVLAQMGEPDMKLPISVALFYPERETVNEAPFDFLKHPNLSFYQPDEEAFPCLRLAKEALKAGGTMPCFMNGANEAAVDLFLHEKIGFLDIPALIENAMQMYKSVKNYTLSDIEEADWAAREAVIRQIGG is encoded by the coding sequence GTGAAGAATATAACTGTATTGGGGTCTACCGGTTCAATCGGTACCCAGACATTAGAGGTTATTGCCCGGAATAAAGATAAATTTCGGGTTAATGCCATTACAGGTCACAGCAATATAAAACTTTTAGAGGAGCAAACGAGATGTTTTGCTCCTAAATTTGTTGCGGTGGCAAACGAATCTAAATATAACGCTTTAAAAGTTGCACTTTCTGATACCGATACAAAGGTGCTTTGTGGTGTGGAAGGCATGTGCGAGGTGGCAGCAATGCCCGAAAATGACATTGTGGTTTCCTCAACAGTTGGTATCTCCGGCTTAAAGCCGACTTTAGCTGCCATTGAAGCAGGGAATGATATTGCGCTTGCCAACAAAGAAACTTTAGTAACGGCAGGGCAGTATGTAACTGATCGTATTCGGGAAAAGGGCGTAAAGCTTTTACCTGTGGACAGTGAGCACAGCGCGATTTTTCAATGCTTAGAATGTGGACACAAACCCCGTCGGTTGATTTTAACAGCTTCGGGCGGTCCGTTTTTCGGCAGAAAAAAGGAACAACTTAAAGACGTATCTTTGCAGGATGCATTAAAACATCCGAACTGGTCTATGGGACAAAAAATTACCATTGATTCTGCAACCATGATGAACAAGGGGTTAGAGATTATCGAAGCCAAATGGTTATTTGATATGGATGTGGAAAAAATAGATGTGGTGGTGCATAGGGAGAGCATTATCCATTCCTTGATTGAGCTTACCGACGGCTCTGTGCTTGCACAGATGGGTGAGCCGGATATGAAGCTTCCTATTTCGGTTGCTCTGTTTTACCCCGAAAGAGAAACGGTAAACGAGGCACCGTTTGATTTTTTAAAGCATCCGAATCTTTCGTTTTATCAGCCGGATGAAGAGGCTTTTCCGTGTCTGCGCCTTGCAAAAGAAGCACTTAAAGCCGGTGGTACAATGCCATGCTTTATGAACGGCGCAAACGAGGCAGCGGTGGATTTGTTTTTACATGAAAAAATCGGATTTTTGGATATTCCTGCATTGATTGAAAACGCAATGCAGATGTATAAATCAGTTAAAAACTACACATTATCTGATATTGAAGAGGCAGACTGGGCAGCCAGAGAAGCTGTAATCCGTCAAATTGGAGGTTAA
- a CDS encoding UMP kinase produces the protein MDKPKYKRVILKVSGEALAGETGFGLNQDVISSICEQIKNCMEMGVEVGVVVGGGNFWRGRTGKNKGMDQTRADHMGMLATVINALALADSLESKGVEVRVQSAIEMRQIAEPYIRGRAMRHLEKGRVVIFACGSGNPFFSTDTAAALRAAEIEAEIILLAKKVDGVYDSDPNVNPDAKRYDALSFIDVLNHRLQVMDSTATSLCMDNNIPIHVFGLEDTYNIIRAAKGEKIGTIVTNS, from the coding sequence ATGGATAAACCAAAGTATAAGAGAGTCATTCTAAAAGTCAGTGGCGAAGCTTTAGCCGGCGAAACCGGTTTCGGTTTAAATCAGGATGTAATCAGTTCCATTTGTGAACAGATAAAAAATTGCATGGAAATGGGCGTTGAGGTTGGTGTCGTTGTTGGTGGCGGTAACTTCTGGCGTGGCAGAACCGGCAAAAACAAGGGTATGGATCAGACAAGAGCCGACCATATGGGGATGCTTGCAACTGTAATCAATGCGTTGGCGCTCGCGGATTCTCTGGAAAGCAAAGGCGTGGAAGTTCGCGTACAGTCTGCCATTGAAATGCGTCAGATTGCAGAACCTTATATCAGAGGACGTGCAATGCGTCATTTGGAAAAAGGCAGAGTGGTTATCTTTGCATGTGGCAGCGGTAATCCGTTCTTCTCTACAGATACAGCCGCAGCTCTTCGTGCCGCTGAAATTGAAGCTGAAATCATTCTTCTGGCGAAGAAGGTGGATGGCGTATATGACAGCGACCCGAATGTAAATCCTGATGCAAAGCGCTATGATGCACTTTCCTTTATCGATGTTTTAAATCACAGACTGCAGGTTATGGATTCTACCGCAACCTCTCTTTGCATGGACAACAATATTCCGATTCACGTGTTCGGACTGGAAGATACATACAATATTATCAGAGCTGCAAAAGGCGAAAAAATCGGTACAATTGTTACCAATTCTTAA
- a CDS encoding isoprenyl transferase, producing the protein MKFLKYDIDTLNIPNHIGIIMDGNGRYAQKKGLPRTMGHKEGAENLKTISKFASDIGVKHMTVYAFSTENWKRPTLEVSGIMKLLSFYLGDWKNQIGDNDLRIRVIGDLSGFDEALRKKMAVIEEETKNATFELNIALGYGGRDEIVKATRKAAELCAKGELKAEDITEEFMSSLMYTSYVDDPELIIRTGGELRTSNFLLWQSAYSEYYFTDVLWPEFSTDDLLQAIASYQKRDRRYGGLNK; encoded by the coding sequence CTGAAATTCTTGAAATATGATATCGATACTTTAAATATTCCCAACCATATTGGCATCATTATGGATGGGAATGGTCGTTATGCTCAGAAAAAGGGGCTTCCCCGTACTATGGGTCATAAAGAGGGTGCAGAAAATTTAAAAACCATTTCCAAGTTTGCCAGTGATATAGGCGTAAAGCATATGACGGTTTACGCCTTTTCCACCGAAAACTGGAAGCGGCCCACATTAGAGGTTTCGGGTATTATGAAGCTTTTGAGCTTCTATTTGGGCGACTGGAAAAACCAGATTGGCGATAATGACCTGCGCATCCGTGTAATCGGCGACCTCTCCGGATTTGACGAAGCATTGCGCAAAAAAATGGCTGTCATCGAAGAGGAAACAAAGAATGCAACCTTCGAGCTTAACATCGCACTTGGTTATGGCGGAAGAGATGAAATTGTAAAGGCGACCCGTAAAGCGGCAGAGCTTTGTGCAAAGGGGGAACTGAAGGCAGAAGACATTACTGAAGAATTTATGTCTTCTCTTATGTATACCTCCTATGTGGATGACCCTGAACTGATTATCCGCACCGGTGGTGAGCTTCGTACCAGCAATTTCCTGCTTTGGCAGTCTGCATATTCTGAGTACTATTTTACCGATGTGCTTTGGCCGGAATTTTCAACCGACGATTTGCTTCAGGCGATTGCGTCTTATCAGAAGCGCGACAGAAGATACGGCGGATTGAACAAGTAA